The genomic interval TGTAACGTTTTTGTTGTGATGttctaattatttaatatgtaaggataaagtttgaaaatatacaaatatacattaaaaataattttaaaaatttatattatattctcaataaaatatttataaatcaaatgttataatcttaatttttcaaaattttaatttaaaatttttttatatatctcTATCGCTCAATACTATATTCTCAACAGTTTAATATCTAATTTCTATTAGCTAATACTCCATTAGGATATCctaattaatttctattaGCTGGTACACCATTAGGATAAGAATCAAGGCAACTTGGGGTCAATTACTCAAAAGTCTTTGACAGCTCAGTCTCACCCACTCTTATAATTGACAGAtctttcaaggaaattagGTGCCACACACCGGCGTTTTAGTCTGCAAAGTAGGCCCAACTCTGTAATGGCCTAAGACGTTACATATCAGGTTGCGTATTTTGGCTTTAATTCCCGTCTAAGAAAAATATTGCATCATCCATTCTAAGAGATTTGTCCACGAAGCTTGGAATCATTTGCGGATGGTTTATTCAAAGTCTCCTAGCTATTTCCAAGTCAATCTTTCTTGTTCAACTTATTGAAATATCTTTGATATGTGACTACAAGACTAACTCGCTGCTctattatttcatttaactGGGTAATTTCGTGACTCTCTagacttaaaataattaattaaaaaaagaacttcAGACCTAAATGATTTGCTAGCAGTCTTTAGCCATTTCAACTCTCACTTTCTCTTCAACTTTGGAAAATAATATGACATGAGTGCATGCATGGGCATGTCTACCTCAGCCTCTTGCGGTAAAAAATAAGGAAACAACACTAACTTACTACTAATAACGTTttgtacaaaaaaataataaatcccAAATTTGGTGATAAATCAACTTGTTCTAAGAAGCTGTGGTTTATGGCTAAAAGGTGCATATATTGTGACAACTTATAATCTAAGAGAAAATCATTCAGGTTTATGGCCTGTTCAATAGGAGAGATGGTTCCTCTGTTTTGCTTCTTTTACTTGTTAATAACATCTACAGCATCTAAAGAGATCAATCAGGAATGCCGGGAATTAAGATGCAGTCGCCATGGACCATCCGTCCGTTTCCCCTTCCAACTTAAAGGTATCCATCCCGATCACTGCGCCTATCGTACTGGCTTTGATCTGTCTTGCACCACAAAAAATGAAACAGTGCTCGAACTGCCTGTTTCTGTGAAGCTATTTGTTTCAAAGATTGATTACCAGTCACAAATGCTTCATTTATATGACCCAACTCTCACGCTTCTGAAACGGCTTCAGTTCCTGAATCTATCCGATTCTCCATTCAGTTTTGTTTTCCGGTACTCTTTTTCTGAAGGGGGAAGGGGGATCGGGTACTTACCGTTTCAGGATTATTCATTATTCAATTGTTCGAGAACATTTCACCGATGGGAATACCCTGTCTTCCCCAGTCAAGCTGGCCATCAAATTGTTGCTCTTGATTCTAGCAATTCCATAGATAAGTCGCCTTCTCTGTTTTCttgcaccaagatgtataacGTTTATTCAGTTCCGCTAGATATACTTTACGAAAATCATGATATTCAATTTCGTTGGTCTTCACCAAAATTGGAATGCGGAAGCTGTAAGGAAGAAGGAAAGATTTGTGGGTGGAAGAAGAATGCCTCAGAACCTCAAACTTTGTGCTTCCCTAAACACAGAGACAGAGGTAACTCTTgtgtcttttcttttctcttaaattctctatttcttACTTTAAAGTTTTCGTCAATTATTTGAAGCAAAAGAGGTGCTGAAATCACATCTCAACTAACAACCACttctcaaagaaaaaaatgtgttgGATGAAACCGTGATCCATTCAATTTCTTACATAGGAATTGGAAGCTTGGACTCAAGTAATATGCcgataataaaagaaaagaagaattcgTTTCAATTTGATTCTGTTTGAATTTCATATGTTCCAGAATGATTTAGCTTAtaagttgaaatttatttgttttgaatcGAAAGATGTTTTGTCCAGATTTTTGAACTGATGATAGTATTACAATTGTACTCCATGCAGGGGCATCAACAGGACAAGTAGTCACAGGTAAAAGTTACCCTgcttaaatattaatatgataagTAAGATTGAGAGAAACTGCTCTCAAATTGTTGGAATTATGTGCAGGTGTCGTTCTCGGTTCGTGTTTGCTTGCAATAATTGTTATGGCACTCTATGAAGCTTATATATCAGACAAATTAGACAGGGAGAACCAGATAAGAATAAAAAGGTTTATGGAGGATTACAAAGCTCTCAAGCCCACAAGATACTCCTATGCTGATATCAAGAGGATCACAAACCAATTCAAGGAAGAACTGGGCCAGGGTTCTTATGGAACTGTGTTCAAGGGAAAGCTGTCAAATGAAATTCTAGTAGCTGTTAAAGTCCTCAATGAAACCAAAGGGAACGGAGAAGAATTTATCAATGAAGTCGGAACAATAGGAAAAATCCACCACATTAATGTGGTTCGCTTGGTAGGCTTCTGTGCTGATGGATTTAGACGGGCTCTGGTCTATGAGTTTCTGCCAAATGGTTCCTTGCAAAAGTTCATTGCTTCAGCTGACTCTAAGACCCTTTTTCTTGGCTGGGAAAAGCTGCAGGGTATTGCCCTTGGTGTAGCCAAAGGACTCGAATATCTTCATCGAGGCTGTGATCAACGAATACTTCATTTCGATATCAAACCTCACAACATCTTGCTCGATCACAATTTCAATCCAAAAATCTGTGACTTCGGTCTATCTAAGATGTGCTCGAAGGATCAAAGCGCAGTATCCATGACAACAGCTCGAGGAACAATCGGTTACATTGCACCTGAGGTGTTCTCCAGGAATTTCGGTAATGTGTCTTACAAGTCTGATGTTTATAGCTTTGGAATGTTATTGCTCGAAATGGTAGGAGGCAAGAAAAACATTGATGGTAAAGATGATAATGCTGTGGAAGCCTACTACCCTGATTGGATCCATAATCTTTTAGAAGACGGGGAAGATCTACGAATCCCAATCGAAGGAGAGGAAAGTAGTAAAATTGCCAAGAAACTAGCCACTGTAGGACTTTGGTGCATCCAATGGCACCCCGTGGATCGTCCTTCCATGGAAGTGGTGGTGCAAATGTTGGAAGGGAAAGAAGATCATCTCAAAATTCCACCAAATTCTTTCGACTTTACAGGCACAAGACCGAATGCTTCTATACCGGAAAGACGTCGACGCCAACAAGAGCTGGATGTAATTTCCGAAGTCCATCAGGAAATGGAAGAGATCAACGATCTGCAAGAGGAATGACAGAGGTTTGGAATTTGAATGAGTAGAACTTAAAACGTTTGTAATATTTTATGGTGAAGCTTTTGTAATTGGTGCTTGGGAATTGTAAACCTTAGATAGCGTTAGAAATGACTTTTAAGATCACCATAATGATCTTATTATCATAGTTCTATTATCATggatgatttaatattatcatatttagTTAACAACTATTAATTACTGAGAATTAAAGATCATCCAATTTGATATCAGGTAAAAATCATATGcaattttatttacaattacCCAAAGTAAtcataataatttgaatattgtataaaaataataatatgtaaaatattaatattatttcttgGATATAAGgtataattaaatgattatCAGGGTACATTTATACTCTTTGTAACCTCTAGGTTAATAGTGTATTTTTCCCCTTTTATAGATATAGATAATAGGTACAAAACCACATTAAATATTATCTCTTatagttgatttatttatgtattGATTTCAATGTTAAATACGTTTCTACTTAAAAAtcccaacaaataaaaaataaaaggagaattattttgatactttttctcaaatttaagaCGGCAAAATAGAAGCacaaagagagaagaagatgGCAGTTTCCCATAGGGAAGGAGatgggaaaagaaataaggaaaaatagataaagagattaaaaaaacaaaaagaaaagaaactcaAAGCAGAGCCACCAAAAAAGTTGCAAAAGTAATTACCACCAGAAAAGGTATGATGATAGGATAGCACACCAAAGGCTTCCACATGTGTATCTCTTGGCCCTTCCTTTTTCGCTGGTTCTTTTTGAAAGGCCGACTTCCAGACAAAGCTAGACCCAAGGCAAAGGCCCCTAATACCAAAATTAGAAGATAAGCTTTCCAAAGTTGCAAGTGTCAAAGCTGAGCCAAGAATAAAGACACCCATTGCCAAGGTTCTATATTTCTATCCGCCAATGCCATATGAGATCCTCCTGCTGCTACTGCCACTGGTACCAAACTATTTGATGCTTCCATCTCTCTTCCTACTGCAACAACTTAAATGCAATTCAAAAGCAGTTAGCCTACATTGACCCACATTTTGAACCACAGTCCCCAGAGCAATGTATTGCATTTGCAGCATATATCCCTTTGAAAAAGGTTGTTTAGGTTAACAATCACCTTTGAAAAAACTGTTTAAAGAGTTTGAAAAGATTGATAATTGACTTAAGCATCGGAGTGCTATTTTCCTTCTTGCTTGCTTGCAGATCCTATCTCAGTTAGCCCTCAACATGGACATAATAAAAGAGTAAGAGTGTATATGAGAATTTTATTGTAGCTCCAAAACTTACTTGGTCATTATGCCcgataattatttataaattttggttgcatttaacattttttattgaactaattataattaatctcATAAAGAGTATGGAAActttacattttaatttttttatgtttgataTTATGTTCGAATAGATATAATTATATCAtttatacaaaataaaatgttagaggtattattttttgtttatacaCAAACAAAGTGTCTCACAATAAAAGTTAACTTCttcagcttttttttttaatttaaatctgaattattatattttttaatttttttgttctcttaTGGGGTCTGATACTACTTATAATGAGTTGGTGTTTTCAATCCAAAAAATATGTCTGATAGGTGATGAAAGGGTTATATTTATATACCCAAGATTCATCTCATTTTTTTACAGATATGAGATTCGTGACATTAAGATATTACTAGTTTTCTTAATCaatgagattttaaaattatatgaagattaattaactcaaattttcattttttaattaattaaaataaaactcctatattttttttttgtggcaTCTTCATATAATTTGACACAATTAAAATCTACAAGGTTCAAGGACGAATCCAGGTTGGGGACAATGAGGGTAATTGTCATTATTGATATCCTAATGtctctttgattttattacaaaaatagtttaaaattttaacccttttatatttttttcattaaaattgaaaaaaataatatatatatcacatcattataaatatttgaaaaagtaaaaatataattattacaaaaagtgacttatttttcatattaatagtttgtataatattatttataaaatacgagccttataattaatttgtttatcaatataaaatctattaaaactttaaaaaagaattataaaacaacaaataaaaaatatttataagttAAAAAGTTATCTTTTACCTCATTTGTTACTTTTCTCACctacaaaaaattataatatctaataaaagcAAATGAGGAATCAGTTGAGAGAAAAGAACATGACAAGTAATTTTATGAAAGaaatgccaaaaaaaaaagtcaaaggGGTGATATTGCTTgcttttttcaaaaatgaaaatatttgtaattagttttttatatttttgataaattgttaTTATAATAGAGTATTCATTTattattagaaaatttttttactgaAAAAAACAATTTGATGTATGTAGaataataacttaaaaaataagattatCAATTTTGAAGAGATATTCTTGAATGAATGattctttaattaaatatataaataaaaatacattttgtagtattgataatttaaaaaattttacaacaCTTTCGAACTATAAGAACTCGCTGACAACTTTCGTTAAACTAGAGTTGATTTGTATTTATAACTTTTGtgtatttaatatatttatatatatagttttttaaaaacttaattattaataatttttatatatatagtttaacTCCATTGAATATAAATCCTAAATGGTCTCTTACAAAGTTAAAAACTGAGAGGAGGCAAGGCATGAGATAGGTAAAGGGGACTAGACGAAGATGATGGAAAACGTTTTTACGCATATTCTTTTCACCAATTAGaaaatatctatttaaaaTTCACAAACTTATTTTGGCTTagcttattttaaatttaaaagttattattaagcttttataaaaaataataacttttagaATTAAGCTAAAACTGTTTAATAAACTATTTAAcgaaataaattatataaattctaatttcggttaaaattaccataaagaATATATGTCATCTTCAATCACCTAATAAACTATAATGTAATGCttcaagtttatatataattttatatgttaaaatcaaataaatcaataaagaaaCGGAACAATTATCAAACTTATATAGTAGCAAtagtattaaatttttattgatctaGTAAGCAATCGAATCATAATGCTTCAATttctaaaaaaagaaaaaaggaaacgatgtatttaatattaaaatattttttggtgaaaaagaaagaaaacttttaaatagtatttaaatacagttttgaattttagatttttttttctcttaatctttgcaagaacaaaaaaaattttagattttgatattttgttgttgggtcttctgtttttttctgaatgtaattttgaattttagattttttttcttttaatctttgtaagaataaaaaaattatagattttGACATTCTATTGTTggatcttctttttttttagtagTTTTTGTAGAGAGATAAAAGAGAGGGAAATCACAATTTACgttgaaaaatgataatttatagaaagaaagagaggagaTGAGAGGGAGATTGATTGAGAGAGAGatattttctgaaaaattaatatatttttaaaagaataggAGAAAGCTCTTTCCTGTAGCTTTtctttaagctttttttttaaaaattttattctttaaaaaaaagttaatttttttaagagtttctaaaaaaattatgtttgacttgatctttatttttaagagatagataagttgaaaaaaaattaaatcaaataagtactaaataaataaataaataattttaatttacaaaatgTTTATATTCAATGCCATTTCATCTATGTtctccaagaaaaaaaaaagtcactTTTTTGTTGCATACAAAACTCATACAAAAAAGTAAGCTTTtttatctgtttttttttttccttttagatGTAACttcacttcttcttcttttttttttcatttaatttagtcagcaattaaacatgtttttgttttgtggaAAAATTAGGAtgcttttatttcataaaaaaaaaaaatttaacatgtATTAGACttagaattttaattcttaaatgagtctgttttttatttttctcgaTAAAAAAAGATACAATGTTATGAAGTCGAATTTTAGAAGAGTAAGCAAAATTTAAAGGATATAGAAGTTGACTATCATACcaacacatttttttaatgaaaagtggATTTTTAACTGGTACGGGGCACCAATTGAGGGTTATGAAGGTAATAAGGTTACATAAATTGTGATTAGTATAGTTTAGATCATCACATCCTTGTATTCAAGTTgcatatattaattataattggGCAAGATTAAGTAATAATTCATCACATAaagtttataaaatttttatttaaaattattaaataaaaaaacccaaaCCAACTAATTTGACTAAATTTAATTAGTATATCAATCATATGACCAGAATTAACTAAAAACAGTATTTATAACAAAATCTAGTCTATATTTGTCGAATGTcgaaattttaataaaaattaaataaagtattaaaattcatttagaAATAAACCTAACATAAGAATCTCTATTTAAGTTTTGCTTATATCCCTAATATGAATAGGGTAACATCTTTTTTTCCTCAACAGTAATGAATTTATTTCACATCATTATAAAAtgttcaaatattttattttcgtAATTAGTGGACTCAAATGTTACATCATAAGCTTAAAaaaatcttcttttttccttaattttttttcttatttcccTAAACTTTTGGATTATAAGATAGAATTATCGTTTGACTAAAACAACAAGTTGATCAcacaaaagaataaagagcagcccaaaataaaaagtagtGACTccaaaaaatcattaaaaaaaacctACCTGGAAATAGTAAAACGGGATCCCTACCCCAGCCGGTGCCAAACGTTGCACTCGCTTTTACATAATGACACCTgtccaacaaaaaatttaagcCACCAATAGAAAGCCACCTGAACAAATAACAAGCCATGACGTGGCGATGTAAGAAGAGATTCGAGATGGGTTGGGTACTCGCGCGAGTGAAGAGAACGTTGATCGTTGGTTTTGTGTGAAACGCTAGTGAAAAAAAAgcgaaaaagaaaggaaaggaaaagaaaaataaaagagttgGTGGGTTTTGGATGGTTGGTTTTTATTCCCTCTTTGTCTCTCTACNtttttttcttttttttttttcaattttttcgattttgtttttgtggagaagagaaaacaacgctctttcctttctctcaaaaactaaaagcaaaaaacttaagaaaaaaaaaagggaaaattgtttgttttgtggttttttttttttggaaaacgAGGAAAGACTTTCCGTGAAGAAAAGCTCCCTttagtatttctttttttctctctaaaaaaaGTAACCGTTTTTTGGTTTCTCTGGTTTTCGGTTAGGAAGGACGAGAGGAGAGGGGAGGAGGTGGAGTTTTTTTGCTAAAGTGACAGCGTGGTTAGTAACGGGGAATGAAAATTCCGGCTTGGAGGTGGTGCTAACGTGACAGTAGTCGGTGATGGAGGAAAATGACTGCTGAATGGAATTCTCATTCGATGCTGGAATTCCGATGCCCCGAACAGCAGCAGCGGTGGCAGCAGCGGCGGCGGTGGCTGTGACTGAAGGAACCTCGCTTTCACCGTCGTTGAATCAAGGCAtctctctctcactctcttcatatatttctttactctgtttttatttattatttttttttcgttttttatTCTGTGAAACGCAAGAGAAATGCggttcacatgtttttgttggTTATATTTTCCTGTTGTGAATTGTCCTTTTTGTCCATTTTTGATGGTGAATTCCGCTTTGATCATTGTCGATAATCAATCATTTCTTTGgttaaattttaatgaagAAACTATGTAAagtttgaatattaattattcatcttaaattcttaCTTGCGTTTCAATTATTGAGAAAATAGTGCAATTTTTCTGTGATTTTGAATAAGTTGTCGCAAATTTTGTTGCGGTGAACGAATTTGAGATTCCACtttttttagtttgttttatttttttttaaatttcaaattcaatgtcaaatttaaggttttaagaaataaaaatgaaatttaaaattttgtgtgATTAggttttattctttatttatttgttcctttttttcttttatttattgctttattttattatttcttttactgTTTTTTTACTATGTAAAAGCAAATGCTAGTAAGCAAAATTatgaattggttgaaaaatgaACAAACGACTAAAATGCTACACTTATTCTAATAAGTATAATTGTTATATATAGAAGTAAAATCATGCATTTTGTCATTaagaaaatacatttttaacttttcaaaaaatattgtttgcttttaaatttaaattaaagcTTTTGCCTCTTGATTCTAGAAGAAGAAGGCAAGTAGTGAAAGGCATCAGTCCTCTTGGACcttaatgtttttaattttttatgaatttggTTTTGATCAATGCTGAAATTTGAGCTGCATTAATTTACTATGTATCTTTTGAGGTGGTGATGGTCATTCTAGTCAGTCTGTTTTCACATCTTTTTGTCACTGTTTGATTTAATTGAAGTGACAAGAGTGAAATTTCTGAATTATTTTTACagttagaattttttttaaaatatatattctctTCATATATCAGATCTGCTAATGTGATTGTGGGAATCATATTAGTGCTTCAGATATAAATTGTATTGTTGTTCATGCAAGTTGAATATGGACTACCCATATGAAACACATATCATTTTAATATGGAGAAATCATATTAAACATGATTGTTCTAGACATAATAGTTTGTGTCTTAGGTTCCGAAATGGTGGAAATAGAAGCTTTTTTCTCTGAGTACCATTTCTCAGTTAATATTCAGTTTTGTGGTAGTCTTCAAAATGGATTCATTGCCTTAATGTTTTTACTTCGACTCTTGTCTCTTTTGAACTATAACTCTTTTACcttttgtatttttcagtTATCTTGTATAGGATGCTACTTTTAAGCACCATACTTAGTGTACTGGAACAGATTCTTAGATAAAGTATCTTTCTGTTGAACAGAATATTGCtgcatttatttgttttttaaactTTCTGGATTGTACATAGTTGATCTTCATGCTTCCTTCAAATGCTGAATTttctaaaatgaaattttctgTTCTTGGTGTAAACATTCTCAAATTAGAGGCCAGTTTGGATCTTGAAAAGGAGGGAAAGAACATAAACCAGTTTTATAAAGGTCTTTTATTGAGGCCTTAGAAAAACGGATTtgcatttttttccttaataaTTTGGCCACTGTAGAGGCATGCAGATGTCAAAGGTTAGACTGAGATTTCTTACTGCTGCTAGCCAGAATCATGTTTGTTAAAGGGATTCTCATCCTGTCCCAATTATTTCATGCAAATTCTCAATCATTTGCACCTTGATGCTTTTCACTGTTAGAACATTGGGTGAGTCTACTTTAAATGCAAGGGATAAATCTATGATATTTTAAAGCTAATATGAaactaaaaattgaaatttagagTTTGTACATTCCAGGTATATTGTGCACGAAATGAGAATTGCAATACCCGTATGTAGTTCCTTGACTCTATTTTGTCATGTATTTTCTGAACCTacttatttaatattatttcagaTGCTATGTGGCAAATGAACTTGAGATCGAGTGAAACAATGGAATCTGGTCCCTACCCTGAGCGTCCTGGAGAACCAGATTGTTCTTATTATATCAGGACAGGCCTTTGTAGATTTGGGGCAACATGTCGTTTTAATCATCCTCCTAACCGAAAGCTGGTATAAAGCTGTGGCTTGTTTGGACAATTCTTATGAACTCAGAGTTAATGCTATATGAGTGAGATATTATTGGTACAATGCAAAAGAGCCTCTCAATTTCATGCGTTTAGAAGCCTTATTATTATCTTTGACATAATATCGGTAGTTAAGTTGTAGAAACTTGAGGTGTTTACACATGGGTGTTTACTTCTAAATCACCCTAAAACAGAACTCATTTTAGGAAAATTTATAGAGTATATAGATGCTCAAGAGATAAGCATGGTTTTGTATATGCACGTGCGCATGCAGACACGCACACACTTGCTGCTCTGAACATTGGCATACTTCATCTGATACtgtcatttcattttaaccGTCTTACTACTTGTTTGAGTTTTTAAATATCAATTGTCATTTGAAACATTTACTTAGACTATATCAAATTCCAGGCTATTGCCGCTGCAAGGATGAAAGGAGAATTTCCAGAAAGAGCAGGACAACCTGAATGCCAGGCATGTACTTATTCCTTGGTTCCCTATGTAATAACAATGTTGCTGCTTTTATCTATGTTCTTTATAATTTGCAATGTATGATTAACATACAATATGTGGAGAGGCTATTGGCACTCCCTATTGTCTATTCACACTCCCCACTAGGAACTTAACATTGTAATTTCCTAAATTACCCTCActtaaataactttttattaaagttaaactttaattaaatatattaatgtttgTCTATTCACACTCCCcgatattaattatttgtatttttacttatttattgaaatctttacaattttttattataattgcaACTTAATAAAAAAGGAGGAGAGTATTTTTCTATAAGAAACTCAGATTCATATGCTGAAGCAAATTTGTATAGCAAACTCGTAGAAACAACTTCAGAAGAAAAAATACAAATGGCACTATAAGAACTGCACAAAGTTGGATGCCAATATATTTCATGTTTATTAAGTAATTACATACCCTccctataaaaataaaaaatcagtaataaatattttatgttcttcgtcaaaaaaaatattttatgttcatTTACTAACTGGTGTGTTTGTTACAAATTATCTACAGGATGAGGAATAAAAAACTCTAATAAGGAATGACCTTAAAAGTGAAGACAAATATACTAAACATTCAACAATAAATAACCCCATTTGATTGGTTAACCAAATTCCAAAACagagaaggaaaaatcaaGCTTAACAGCAGATTCATTGAATCCATATTCAGTCCCAAACGCAATCATTAGTTTTGCCACCAAACAAGCTTATGATTAAACTCATATTTAAAACAACTGGACATACGTAATTTACTCTATTAAGTCATTAGGGGTTGAGTTTGCTACTTACTTTAACTATGGAGTGCATTGAGATCTATGAGACTTCCACTTGCACCAAACCTTGAAATTGTTACAGACCTAGCATCTAAACTTGCTCACGATAATCTGGGccaattttcttatttaaacaTTTACGATAATCTTCTTTATTTCCTATCTATTCCATCAATTTGCTACCCAACTTAGACTTTGTACATCTGAACTAAAACAGATATGACAACTATCTAGACaaataaatttggaaaaaagtttatgttgagctaaaattttaaaataaaaaaaataaagaattatttaaataaagaaaagaagaacataCCGGAAGAAAGCATGCCAAGATAagaatttaactccaattccaAGCTATTTTTGCCATTAGGGCAAGAGATTTCATTAAAgttcatgttttcatcatcGATTTGTTGCTGCTCCATTGTTAGATTCATCTAATATTAATGAATTGAACGCTActagagaagaaagaaagcaatgaAGAGTCACAAGGAATGGAAGCTATGGAGAGTTAAAAGGTGCGTAAACAAAAGGTGAGAGTAACTGAGATTAACTAGGAGTGTGAATAGATAAatagtaatataattaattaaaatttgacctgaataaaaaattatttaagtgaGGGTAATTTAGGAAATTACAATTATAAGGTGTTAGTGGGGAGTGTTAATAGACAATTAGAAGTGCTAATAGCCCCACCCTACTTTTACGTATTCAAAGaggaaatttattttatttgttgtgTCTTGGAGATTTCACCTATCAAAATGATGGGTCAAACATTTCAATGATTTTGTAAATGCAATCATTTTAACTTGAACAGTCTAGATTGATGCAGATATTTCTCTATTAATGCTTATGCTATTTTTGGTGAATTCTTATGGATTTGACTGTTAGATCCATTTGTTACTTGAACTTGTTGTAATTGAGTCCGTGGATGTTgaaaattgataatttgcaGTTCAGAATTTGTTCACAT from Theobroma cacao cultivar B97-61/B2 chromosome 5, Criollo_cocoa_genome_V2, whole genome shotgun sequence carries:
- the LOC18599381 gene encoding rust resistance kinase Lr10 — encoded protein: MACSIGEMVPLFCFFYLLITSTASKEINQECRELRCSRHGPSVRFPFQLKGIHPDHCAYRTGFDLSCTTKNETVLELPVSVKLFVSKIDYQSQMLHLYDPTLTLLKRLQFLNLSDSPFSFVFRYSFSEGGRGIGYLPFQDYSLFNCSRTFHRWEYPVFPSQAGHQIVALDSSNSIDKSPSLFSCTKMYNVYSVPLDILYENHDIQFRWSSPKLECGSCKEEGKICGWKKNASEPQTLCFPKHRDRGASTGQVVTGVVLGSCLLAIIVMALYEAYISDKLDRENQIRIKRFMEDYKALKPTRYSYADIKRITNQFKEELGQGSYGTVFKGKLSNEILVAVKVLNETKGNGEEFINEVGTIGKIHHINVVRLVGFCADGFRRALVYEFLPNGSLQKFIASADSKTLFLGWEKLQGIALGVAKGLEYLHRGCDQRILHFDIKPHNILLDHNFNPKICDFGLSKMCSKDQSAVSMTTARGTIGYIAPEVFSRNFGNVSYKSDVYSFGMLLLEMVGGKKNIDGKDDNAVEAYYPDWIHNLLEDGEDLRIPIEGEESSKIAKKLATVGLWCIQWHPVDRPSMEVVVQMLEGKEDHLKIPPNSFDFTGTRPNASIPERRRRQQELDVISEVHQEMEEINDLQEE